From Slackia heliotrinireducens DSM 20476:
GACCGAGGCCGTGCGCCGTCGCCCGTACACGGTGATCCTGCTGGACGAGATCGAGAAGGCGCATCCGGACGTGTTCAACATTCTGCTTCAGGTGCTTGACGACGGACGTCTGACCGACGGCCAAGGCCGCGTGGTCAACTTCAAGAACGCGATCATCATCATGACCAGCAACGTCGGGTCGCAGAGCATCCGCGATTACGGCACGCAGCGCCAGCAGCAACAGCAGAGCGGCAACATGATGGAAGACATGATGAGCGGCGATATCGAGAAGCTGGCTCAGAGCATGGCCGACCTGCAGACGAAGGTGAACGACGCGCTGCGCAACACCTTCCGCCCCGAGTTCTTGAACCGCATCGACGAGATCATCACGTTCAACGCGCTGACCTCGAAGGAGATCGAGCCCATTGTGGGTCTGCAGATCAAGGACGTGCAGAAGCGTCTGGCCGAGCGCCGCATCGACCTGGTGGTGTCTCCGGCCGCCGTGGAGCAGCTGGCCATCGACGGCTACGACCCCGTGTTCGGCGCGCGTCCGCTGAAGCGCCTGATCCAGCGTGAAGTGGTCGACCGCGTTGCCAATGAGATGGTCGCCGGCCACATCATGGAAGGCGCCACCGTCGTTATCGACAGCGACATATTGGAAGGCTACAGCTGCACCGTCGAAAACCCGGTCGCGTAGTGTGTCAGTAGGGACGTTTCCTTTTGACACAAAAATGTGTCAGTAGGGACAAATCCTGCTGGCATCGCCAAAAGCAATAGTGCTTAACATATCGAAGGGCGGTTCGCCAGGCTTAACGGCCGGCGGACCGTCCTTCCTGTTTTAATGATGGCTGCATGAGGAAGGGGATTGCCATGGCGCGAAGCGCGCGTCAGCAGAGCGAAAGCGGATATCACCACGTAATGATGCGGGGGATAGGCCGACAGCTGCTTTTCGAAAACAATGACGAACGAAATGCGTTTCTGGACATCGTTCGGCGGTATCGCGACGCAATGAACATTTCCGTAATCGCCTGGTGCCTGATGGACAACCACATTCACCTTCTCTTGAAGGATAACGAAGGGAACCTGAGCAAGGCGATGCAGCGGATCGCAGTAACGTTTGCCCAGTTCCACAACAAGAACGCCGACCATGTGGGCCATGTTTTCGAGAACCGCTTCAAGAGCAAGCCGATCGAATCCGACGCGCAGCTGCTCGCGTGCCTTCGCTACATTCACGACAACCCAGCTAAGGCAGGCATATGTGCGGCCGATGTCTACCCGTGGAGCAGCTTTCGTGAATATGTTTGCGGGGGTGAGCTGACGGACACCGACCTTGTGCTTGACATGCTCGGCGGGCGGGAGGCATTTCTTGATTTTAGCCATGCGGCCGCCAGTGCGTACGACGAACCGGGCAAGCCGATGCGCATGGCCGACGAGGATGCTCATACGGCAATGCGTACCGTTCTTGGCGAAGCCGGTATGTATGACCTGGAATATGGCTCGAAGGAGAAAAGAGATGCGGCGCTGCGTATGTTGAAAGGAGCCGGCCTGACGGTGCGGCAAATCGAGCGCCTGACCGGCATAGGGCGCTCAACGATACAACGAGCGTGAGGGCGTGCTCGAATGCGCTGTCGGTTGGGCTGAAGATGTGTCCCCGTTGGCACAAAAATGTGTCAGTAGGACACGTCCCTACTGACACAAAAATGGGACAGTAGGAAACGTCCCTACTGTCCCAAGCGGCTATTGCTCTTCGGTCCAGATGACGCTGTTTTCGTCGGGGCACTCCAGGAAGATCTCGTCGCCGGCGGCGTAGGTGCTGTCGGCGGAGGGCGCGACCATGATCAGGTGGTTGCCGTATGCGTAGGAGCCCAGGGCATAGTCGGGCGCGAACGCCACGACGCCTTCGTCAAGCAGCAGGTACGGTATCGACCCGTCCCTGATCAGGCTAAAGAAGTTGTCCAGGGCGATTTCAGGCTCATAGATGTCGGAGCCGTACAGGCTGACGAACGTGCGGCAGGCCTCCTGGGTCATGCTGTCGAGTTCGTCTTGGGAAATCCCCAAATACTCGGCGGCGGTCAGTTCCTCGCCCGTGCTCAAATCTACGATGCGGCCCGATCGGTAGGTCATGCCGTGTGCGGATCGAGCGCCTATTTCGTATACGTCCGTCACAAAGCTGACGACGCCCGCCCGCTCATCCAGATGACCGACGTAAATGTTGCTGTTCAGGTAATAAAGGCCGTCGTCGCCGTTTATATGCACGTCATCGGTCAGATACCGCTCTGCAGCCTCCTGCACCGCCACCCGGTTCTCTTCGTTCAGCTGGTCGATGTGCTTGCTGTAAGCGTCGCAGCTCAGCACGGGGTAGGTGAACGCCGTGTACCACGAGTCCTCGTAGTCGGTCTTGTCGGAAATGTCGACGTATTCGGTCACATACGAGCACGCGATTTTGCGGACCGTCTTGTCGCCGATGGTGTAGGTGATCGACGAATCGCCCGTCTCCAGGTCGGCCTCGTCGAACCCGTCGGGAAGCACCAGTTCCAGGTCGCCCGTGTTATCGGACACATCCACCTTGGTCAGATGCGCGAACCCGCTGAAATCGACGGTGCCTTCCAGCTCGTTGCCGGAGACGTCAATCCGTTTCGCGTTGACGAACACGTCCAGACCTGTCAGGTCGGTCGCGGGGGTGTCGTCGCTGTCGACGTCGCGGGACAGGTCGATCTTGGTGACGGCCCCCGCCTCTTTGGAGGTCAGCCTGCCGTTGTCGTTCTCGTCCTGCTTCTCGACGAACTTGATGACCGCCTTGTCGGGGAAGTTCTCCTCGTTGATGGCAATGCCCGCGAAGAAGTTCTGGTATGCGAACACGCCGACGCCGATGACGATGACCGCACCCAGCACTCCGGCGAGAATGGGCACGATGGGCGTCTTCTTCTTGGGCGCAGGCATGGCGGCCGGAGTGGCGGTAACGTTCAAGCGCTTGCCGCAGGAGCCGCAGAACTGCGACCCGTCAGGCAACGTGGCTCCGCAATGGGGACAATACATGGCAATCCTTCCAGACGTTTCGTTGACGATAGTATAGTCTTCGTCGCTGCATTGCGGTTGTACAACATTCAGCGTGTTCGCCGCCGCAAGCCGACATGCGCTTGCGCCTTGGGCGAAGGCGTATAATCGTTTCGGTTTGCAGTTCCCATCGAAGGCACCGCGTATTCACAAGGAGAATCGCCATGGACTCCAGTACCAACGCCAAGCTGTCGGGCCGCACCTGGTTCGTCATCGTCATGATCGCCGCCTGCGGGCAGATCGCCTGGGCCATCGAGAACAACTTCTTCAACCTGTTCATCCAGGATGCGTTCGGTGCAAGTCTGAACGACGTGGCGCTCATGGTGTCCGCCTCGGCACTTACGGCCACAATTACCACGCTGTTCGTCGGCGCCTGGTCCGAC
This genomic window contains:
- a CDS encoding transposase, yielding MARSARQQSESGYHHVMMRGIGRQLLFENNDERNAFLDIVRRYRDAMNISVIAWCLMDNHIHLLLKDNEGNLSKAMQRIAVTFAQFHNKNADHVGHVFENRFKSKPIESDAQLLACLRYIHDNPAKAGICAADVYPWSSFREYVCGGELTDTDLVLDMLGGREAFLDFSHAAASAYDEPGKPMRMADEDAHTAMRTVLGEAGMYDLEYGSKEKRDAALRMLKGAGLTVRQIERLTGIGRSTIQRA
- a CDS encoding zinc-ribbon domain-containing protein; this translates as MYCPHCGATLPDGSQFCGSCGKRLNVTATPAAMPAPKKKTPIVPILAGVLGAVIVIGVGVFAYQNFFAGIAINEENFPDKAVIKFVEKQDENDNGRLTSKEAGAVTKIDLSRDVDSDDTPATDLTGLDVFVNAKRIDVSGNELEGTVDFSGFAHLTKVDVSDNTGDLELVLPDGFDEADLETGDSSITYTIGDKTVRKIACSYVTEYVDISDKTDYEDSWYTAFTYPVLSCDAYSKHIDQLNEENRVAVQEAAERYLTDDVHINGDDGLYYLNSNIYVGHLDERAGVVSFVTDVYEIGARSAHGMTYRSGRIVDLSTGEELTAAEYLGISQDELDSMTQEACRTFVSLYGSDIYEPEIALDNFFSLIRDGSIPYLLLDEGVVAFAPDYALGSYAYGNHLIMVAPSADSTYAAGDEIFLECPDENSVIWTEEQ